Within Serratia odorifera, the genomic segment AGCAGGCCGCGCGTTGTTCTGATTCGACAGCATTTATGTATCTGGGCGAATTGATTGAGTTCAGTGATACTGACACCCTGTTCACCGCGCCGCAGAAAAAACAGACTGAAGATTACATCACTGGCCGTTATGGTTGATGAGGATGCATCATGGATAACCTGAATTTAAACAAACACATTTCCGGCCAGTTTAACGCTGAACTCGAACACATCCGTACCCAGGTGCTGACCATGGGTGGGCTGGTGGAACAGCAATTGACCGACGCTATCACCGCGATGCACAACCAGGACGGCGAGCTGGCCAAGCGGGTGATCGAAGGCGACGACAAGGTCAACATGATGGAAGTGGCGATCGACGAAGCCTGCGTGCGCATTATTGCCAAGCGTCAGCCGACCGCCAGTGACCTGCGTCTGGTGATGGCGATCATCAAAACCATTTCGGAGCTGGAACGTATCGGCGACGTGGCAGATAAGATCTGCCGCACCGCGTTGGAAAAGTTTTCGCATCAGCATCAACCGCTGCTGGTTAGCCTGGAGTCCCTTGGCCGTCACACCGTGCAAATGCTGCACGACGTGCTGGATGCTTTTGCCCGCATGGATCTCGACGAAGCCGTGCGTATCTACCGCGAAGACAAGAAGGTCGATCAGGAATATGAAGGCATCGTGCGTCAACTGATGACCTACATGATGGAAGATTCACGCACCATTCCCAGCGTGCTGACCGCGCTGTTCTGCGCGCGGTCGATCGAGCGTATCGGTGACCGTTGTCAGAATATCTGCGAATTCATTTTCTACTTCGTTAAGGGGCAGGATTTCCGCCATATCGGCGGTGACGCGCTGGATAAGCTGTTGGCCGATGGCAAAACGCCACCGGACGTCACCGACGAGTAAGCGTTCCGTTCTCCCGGCAAAGGCGCAGCGTACTGCGCCTTTTTCATGCCCAATAGCCGTAAAGTTAAAATGGTTATAAATATAGCTTTTTATATTATTTCCTGACCTAAGTGGCAGTTGCTAGCTTATCTCTCAGCAGGACATCAACCACTTGGGAGCTTTTCATGAAACAGCGCGCTTTGGCTTTAACCTTGTTGGCCGGCTTGGCCGGTCTCGCTAGCGCTGCCGCGCACGCGGACAAACTCGACGACATCAAACAGGCCGGCGTGGTGCGCATCGCGGTATTCGACAGCAATCCACCGTTTGGCTATATCGATCCGCAGAGTAAAAAGCTGGTGGGTTACGACGTCGACATCGCTGATGCGATAGGCAAGGCTCTCGGGGTTAAGGTCGAGCTGCGCGCCACCAACCCGGCTAACCGTATTCCGCTGCTGGCAGCCAAAAAAGTGGATCTGATCGCCGCCAACTTTACCATTACCGAGCAACGTGCCAAGGAAGTGAATTTCAGCGTGCCGTATTTCGCCACCGGGCAGAAATTCATCGCACGTAAAGGGGTACTGAAGACCCCGGAGGACATCAAAACGCTGCGTATCGGCGCGGATAAAGGCACGGTACAGGAAATAACCCTGCGCGAACATTACCCGACCGCCAAAGTGATTTCCTATGACGACACCCCGCTGGCGTTTGTGGCACTGCGTAACGGCAACGTCCAGGCCATCACCCAGGATGACGCCAAGCTGGTCGGTCTGCTCGGCAATCTGACGCCGGCGCAAAAAGCCGATTTTGAAATCTCGCCGTTCAGTATCACCAAAGAATATCAAGGCATTGGCATTCCCAAAGGCGAAGAACGCCTGACGGCCACCATCAACGATACCTTGCTTAAACTGGAACAGGACGGCGAAGCGTTGACGATTTACCAGCGCTGGTTCGGTCCGGACACCAAAACCGCTCAACCGCGCGGTGAGTTTAAAATTGCACCGTTGGCTCAGCAACCTAAAGCCTGATGCGGACGTTATGATGGCTTGAACGCAAGGGCGCAGCGAACTGCGCCCTTGCTGCATGGATGCCGAGAGGGCAACGATGGGCATGCAATTTCTTGCGGAGTGGCTACTGGAGCCGCAATATCTTGGCTGGCTATGGCACGGTTTTCTGCTGACGCTGTGGCTTTCCGCCTGTGCCGGACTGGCGGCAACGTTGCTGGGGCTGGCGATCGCCGCGCTGCGCGACAGTCCTTTGCCGCTGCTACGCGGGCTGGCGGTCGCTTACAGCGCGCTGTTTCGTAATACCCCGCTGCTGGTACAGCTGTTTTTCTGGTACTTCGCCGCCGGGCAAATACTGCCGTCTACCGCCATGCAATGGCTGAATACCCCGCATCAATTTGGCTGGCTGGCCTGGCCGTCGTTCGAGTTTCTGGCCGGCTGCTGCGGGCTGACGCTGTATTCCGCCGCGTTTATCGCCGAGGAAGTCCGTTCCGGCATACGCGGCGTGGCTGTCGGGCAAAAACAGGCCGCCAACGCGCTGGGACTGACCGGCTGGCAAGCGATGCGTCATGTGGTGCTGCCGCAGGCGTTGACCATCGCCCTGCCACCGCTGTTGGGTCAATACATGAATCTTATCAAGAACTCGTCGCTGACGATGGCGATCGGCGTTGCCGAGCTGTCGTATGCCTCGCGTCAGGTAGAAACCGAAACGTTACGCACCTTCCAGGCGTTTGGCGTTGCCACGTTGTTGTACATCGCCATTATTGCGCTGTTGGAAGGCTGGGGTATGTGGCATCAACAGCGCAAACCCCAGCGGGGGAAGCAGAATGGATTTTAGCGTTATTCAGGACAACCTGCGTTATCTGCTGTTGGGCACCTGGCCGGATGGCCCGCTGGGCGGTGCAGCGCTGACCCTGGTCATCAGCCTGATGGCCGGCGTGGCGTCGGCGCTACTGGGAACGGTACTGGGGATACTGCTGGCGATGTCACGCGGTGCGCTTGCCGCGCTGCTGGCTGCGGTATTAGGCTTTTTCCGCGCCATACCGGTGATCATGCTGATTTTCTGGACCTATTTCCTGCTGCCGATCGTGTTTGGCGTAGAGATCCCGGAAATCACCACCGTAGTGTGCGCGCTGGCGCTGATCGCCGCTGCCTATCTGGCTCATGCGGTGAAGGCCGGCATCGTCGCCATTGGCCCCGGGCAGTGGCAGGCCGGACTGTCGCTGGGGTTGACGCGTTGGCAAACGCTGGCGCTGATCGTGCTGCCGCAGGCGTTGCGCATGATGGTACCCTCGTTCATCAACCAATGGATTTCTCTGATCAAGGACACCTCGCTGGCCTACATTGTCGGCGTCGGCGAACTGACCTTTTTGGCCACCCAGGTGAATAACCGCAGCATGGCGTATCCGATGGAAGTGTTCCTGTTTGTGGCGCTGGTGTACTTTGTGTTCTGTCTGGCGCTCGACCTGCTGGCCAGTGGCTTGAATAAACGCTTCAGTCCGCAGACCAAAGCGTTGGCGCGAGCGGGGCGCAAACCGCCGTTACCGGCCAGTTAACTGCCAGCCGCGCTGCTGCCACAGCGACGGCAACTGGGCGAGATCGTCGAAAGGGGTGACCAGCGGGTGATCGATCGGCTTATTGTGCGGATCGGCGCAGAAGTAAAACACCGGAATGCCGGCGGCGATCCCGGCTTGTGCGCCGGCGGCGGAATCATCCACCAGAATGCAGCGTTCGACCGGTACCTGCATCTGCGCCGCGGCGTGGTAGACGATCGCCGGGTCCGGCTTCCAACGCTGAATATCGTAGCCGCTATACAGCCGGTCATCAAAATAGGACAACATGCCGGTCAGGCCGAGTGAATGCTGCATTTTGCTTACCGGCCCGTTGGAAACGGTGCAAAACGGCACGCTGACCTGCGCCAACAGCTCGCGTGCGCCGGCAATAGGTTGCAGTTGGCTGTCGAACAGGCGCGCAACTTCCTGGCGGTATTGCGGTTCCAGCAGTTCTTTGGCCAGGCTGGTGCCCTGCTCAGCATTCACCTGATCAATAATCTCGTACAGTTTTATGCCCTTGTATTTTTTGAATACCTCTTCCAGCGACAGCGTGATGCCATGCTGGGCAAACATATGTACATAAGCCATGCTGCACAGCACTTCGCTGTCCACCAGCGTGCCGTCGCAATCAAACAGAATACAGTCTATCTGGGTCATCGAAACCTTGCCCTCGCGGTTGCTACAGTGCTTCCACTTTAACCGGCTGCGTCAGGAAAGCGATAGCAAGATGGCCCGTTTCGGCCAATTCGCAATAAATCCATCGGATTACCGAGCAAAACCGCCGAAAAGGCGAAAAAAACCTGTGATCGACGTCAAAAGCCGGAAATTTTGTTATAGGATAGCCGGCGGACTGTCCATTCCCTTCTTCGGAATTCTGATAATGACCAAACAAGTCACTGGCCTTGACGCTGAGCAAGGCTTGCTTGGGCGCGTGTTTAAACTCAAGCAGCATGGCACGACGGTACGTACGGAAACGATTGCCGGCTTTACCACCTTTTTGACCATGGTGTACATCGTATTTGTTAACCCGCAGATTCTCGGCGCTGCGGGTATGGATACCCAGGCGGTGTTCGTTACCACCTGCCTGATTGCCGCCTTTGGCAGCATTCTGATGGGGTTGCTGGCCAACCTGCCGGTGGCGCTGGCTCCGGCGATGGGCCTTAACGCCTTCTTCGCCTTTGTGGTGGTTGGCGCGATGGGGATTTCATGGCAGGTCGGCATGGGAGCGATTTTCTGGGGGGCGGTAGGTTTGCTGTTGCTGACCATTTTCCGCATCCGTTACTGGATGATCGCCAACATTCCGCTGAGCCTGCGTATCGGCATCACCAGCGGTATCGGCCTGTTTATCGCCATGATGGGGCTGAAAAATGCCGGTATCGTGGTGGCGAACCCGGACACGCTGGTCACGGTCGGTAACCTGACCTCGCACAGCGTGCTGCTGGGGGCGCTGGGCTTCTTTATCATTGCCATTCTGGCTTCGCGCAACATCCACGCGGCGGTGCTGGTGTCGATCGTGGTCACCACGCTGATTGGCTGGGCTCTGGGCGACGTGAAGTACGGTGGGGTATTTTCGATGCCGCCAAGCGTCACGTCGGTGGTCGGTCAGGTGGATCTGGCTGGCGCGCTGAACGTCGGGCTGGCGGGGATTATCTTCTCGTTCATGCTGGTTAACCTGTTCGACTCCTCCGGTACGCTGATTGGCGTCACCGACAAGGCCGGACTGACCGATGAAAAAGGCAAATTCCCGCGCATGAAGCAGGCGCTGTACGTCGACAGCATCAGCTCGGTGGGCGGAGCATTTATCGGCACTTCGTCGGTGACCGCCTATATTGAAAGTTCGTCCGGCGTATCGGTGGGTGGCCGTACCGGCCTGACCGCGGTGGTTACCGGCCTGCTGTTCCTGCTGGTGATCTTCCTGTCGCCGCTGGCTGGCATGGTACCGGCCTATGCTGCCGCCGGTGCGCTGATTTACGTAGGCGTGCTGATGACCTCAAGCCTGGCGCGGGTTAAATGGGACGACCTTACCGAGGCGGTACCGGCGTTCGTCACAGCGGTGATGATGCCGTTCAGTTTCTCGATTACCGAAGGCATTGCGCTGGGGTTTATCGCCTATTGCGTGATGAAGCTGGGCACTGGCCGCTGGCGTGAGATTAGCCCTTGCGTAGTGGTGGTGGCGCTGCTGTTTATTCTGAAGATCGTGTTTGTCGACGGGCATTGATTCCGTTGGCAGAAAGCCGGGTCCAGCTTGCTGGACCCGTTTTTTATCCGCCCGGATGTGCGTCCGGTGCCTTTCCCAGCATCCATTCCATTGGCCGCGCAAAACGCCCCTGCCAACCGACGTTGGCGCTTTCCGCCTGATTAAAACGCTGTAGCTGCACCTGATTGCCGGTATTGAACAGTTCGGCGAAACGCAGCGCCAGCGCCCGTTCGCTAAAATTCTGACGATCGTAGTAAGCCAGTACGATACGCTTGTTTTCAGCCAGCGTCTGTCTGGCCGGGGTGATTTCGCCGTGCGGCGCGATCAGCAGCGCGCCGGCATAAAACTGCGGATATTTCGCCAGCAGGTTGGCGGCGTGCAACGCACCCTGGCCGCGACCTGACAAATATACCTGTTGCGGGTTGAGATTCAGTTGGCGGATCAGCGGTGCCAGCGCGCGCTGAATAGCGCTTTGGGTGCTTTCATCGCTGTAATTGGACCAGCGGAAACTGTTTTCCGACAGCATTTGCGTACCGTTCAGCTCAATGTAGGCGGCGCCAAGGGAGCTGAACAGCAGGCGATCTTCGGCGCTGATGCTGGCGGATTTGCCGTAATCATGCAGAAACACCACCGTTGGCCAGCCACCGGCGGGCGTAGGGCCGCTTGGCAGGGCGTAGCTGGCTTTCCCTTCAAATTGCCTGGCGCGTTGCAGATAGCGGGCTTTGGCCTGTGCGAGGATGGATTGATAGATATGGCGATGCTGAATACTGCTGAACGAATCGTCTTCCAACAGATTGTAGTAATACCACAACCCGCGTTCGGCGCTCAGCTGCAGATAACGTTCCGCCAGCTCGGTTTGCCCTTTTTCCGCAGAAGAGGCCGCCAGCTGATAGGGAGCCCAGACGTTGTGTTCATCTTCACGCATCAGGGTCAAATACAGCGATATCGCCTCAATTTTTTTTTCTTCCTGATTGTGCGCCGCCCGTGGCAATTTGGCGTTCAAGAGGTGATGTGCGGGCAATTCCACCGGTTCTTCTCCGGCCGGGTAACGCATCTGTTCGGCAAACAAGGGTCTGGTGATAACAGCCAGCAATAAGGCTAAAACAAAAAAATACATGGCGTTATGTCTTTATTTTAAAATAGCGGTAGGCGTGGCGGTTGCAGCATCGGCGCCTTCCGGCGTAAGGGAAGGCGCCGCTAACTGATGTAGCCCCCTGAAACACCAGACAGTAGCTGTATCTCCAGATAAGAGATAGGCTTGAATATATGTCTAACACTAACACCAATTTTGAGATGACCGGGATCCTGTTAGGGCAAGAAGTCCGTAAACGTAAAACTCCTCAGGAAAAGATCGCCATTATCCAGCAGACGATGGAGCCAGGCATGAATGTCTCCCATGTCGCCCGCCTGCATGGCATCCAGCCCAGCCTGCTGTTTAAGTGGAAGAAGCAGTATCAGGAAGGCAGCCTCACCGCCGTTGCGGCCGGAGAAGAAGTCGTTCCAGCTTCTGAGCTTACTGCTGCTCTGAAGCAGGTCCGGGAGCTTCAGCGCCTGCTGGGCAAGAAGACGATGGAAGTTGAGATCCTGAAAGAAGCTGTGGAGTACGGTCAGTCGCGAAAATGGATAGCGCACGCGCCCTTGTTGCCAAAGGACGGGGAATAGCCCTGGTCAGCCGCACCATGGGCGTGTCGCGTGCGCAGCTGTCACTGCGAATTAACCGTTCTGCCGACTGGCAGGACAGGCGCTGTAAGCGGCGTAATGATGAAGCAGACGCTGAAATACTGTCAGAGCTCCTCGATATCATCAGCGATATGCCCAGTTACGGCTATCGCCGTGTGTGGGGCATCCTGCGTAAGCAACGTCGCACAGAGGGGCTGACACCCGTGAACGCCAAACGGCTTTACAGGATAATGAGCGAGCATAATCTGTTGTTATTGCATGACAAACCAGAGCGGCCAAAGCGTGAACATAAGGGCAAAATAGCGGTGGCAGAAAGCGATATGCGCTGGTGTTCAGATGGCTTCGAGTTCGGCTGTGACAACGGAGAAAAACTGCGGGTTACGTTCGCGCTGGACTGTTGCGACAGAGAGGCCATAGACTGGGCTGCAAGCACCGGAGGCTACGACAGTTCGACGGTGCAGGATGTGATGCTGAGGTCGGTGGAAAAGCGCTTCGGCGACAGGCTGCCGGAAACACCAGTGCAGTGGCTGACGGACAACGGTTCAGCATATACCGCGCATGAAACGCGGAGGTTCGCCAAAGAGCTGAATCTGGAGCCGTGTACAACAGCGGTGAGCAGCCCGCAGAGCAATGGCATGGCCGAACGGTTCGTGAAGACGATGAAGGAAGACTATATCGCGTTCATGCCGAAACCGGATGTGAGAACAGCCCTGCGAAACCTTGCAGCGGCGTTCACGCATTACAATGAAAACCACCCGCACAGTGCGCTGGGATATCACTCTCCGAGAGAATACCGGCGGCAACGTGCATCGTTAACCTAAGATACAAAAGCTGTCCGGAGATGGTGGGTCAAGATCAGAAGGCGCCGCTAACCAGGCTTTATCTCACCCGACGGATATAGTCGCTGAAGGTAGACAGCTGGCCGGTCAGGAAGTCTAGCGTACCCGGCTCAACCAGCTCGCCGACTTGCTCGTCAACCTTGTTCTGAATCACGCCGCCCATGAACTCCGGTTTGTTCATCACCATGGCGTCGAGGAATACCAGGATCTGGCGCAGATGGTACTGACAGCGTGCGCCGCCGATAGGCCCCATTGAACTGGTCTGAATGGCCACCGGCTTGCCAGCCAGCGGCTGGTTTGGCAGACGAGAAAGCCAGTCGATGGCGTTCTTCAAGCCGCCCGGCACTGAATAGTTATATTCCGGCGTCACGATGATCACCCCATCCGCCTGGCGAATCTGTTCGGCGATGGCCTCAACCGTAGCGGGGAAGCCCTCCTCCTGCTGCAGGTCGGCGTCGTAAATCGGGATATCGCGGATTGAAGGCAGTGCCTCGATGGTCACACCGGGCGGTGCCAGCTTCGGTAACGTACGCGCTACCATGGCGTTGTAGGAGTTTTTACGCAGGCTGCCGAGCAGGGTTACGATTTTTAATGCTTGGTCTGACATGATGACTCTCCCTTTCTAATGAACAGATTCAGCGTGGAACACCGATAAATACTAGGGCAAATAAATCGCAGGGAACAGCGGTATACGGTTTATTTATATCCATCGCCGCCGGTGGCCTGCATTAGCGTAAGTCCGGCAGACCGGACAGCTTGATAAAGCGCAGCGAGTCGGTCGGCGAGCGCGCCGAGATCTCGCCTTTTCTTTCCAGTCCCGACCGTGGTTCATAGTGCCAGCACATCAGGCGTTCCAGCTGCGGTTCGCGCGCACAGGACCAGCTTTGATATTCATCGGCGTCGCTCATTACCTGCACTTTGGGCGTTACGCTGGAGCGCAATTGGCCGGAAAACGGCCGCAGGCTGAGCGTCGCCTGGCCGCTATTGCCCAAGCCGGAGATTTTCAGCACGCTTTGGCGGATGCTCCACAGCTGGGTTTCCGCCTCTAGCCGATCGTCCTGCATGCCGATCCAGGCGGTTTCGCTGGCGCTTTGGAACTGATACTGCATCTTTTGCTGATTGGCGACGCGCGCGCGCATGACTTCAATATCCAGACCCACTTTGCCTTCGTTGCTTAACAATACGCCAACGGTGTTACCGGCGTAAGCCAGGCTGAAATCGGGCAGGTGATGATCGGCAAAGCACGGGCGCCCGGTGGGCGTGGTGGCGATCGGCGGCAATTTCGCCAGGCCATACAGATAAAACATCATCTCGGCGAGCAGAATGCGCCCCTGCAGAAAGCGCTGACGGCGCTTGGTGGAGAAGGTCGCGCTGCTGGCGATCAGCTCTGTGCTCAACCGTTGGGTATTCAACTGAGTGGGTGTCGTGCTCCATCGGGCAAAATGGCATGCCATTATTCACTCCATGTCAGTAAGATCCTCGTCGCTGGAGAGGTAGATTATGCGTAACCTTAAGATTTTTCATTAAAAACGCATATGCGGTTTATCCTATTTATTGCGTGGGCATTGCTGCGGCGCAGAGTGCGCGCCGCAGGGGGGAGGTTATGGCCGGTACTGCACCGTAGGCAGCGCCGTCGGGTCGATAGCCGCGCGCATCCGTTGCATCGACTCAGTCCAGGGACAGAGTACGCCCAGTGACAACTGCCGGCAGCCAGGACGGCTGAACTCGGTTTTTAACGGTGGCGACAGCGTGCTCAGCGGTGACAACTGGCGGATTTGATCCAGCGATTGCGCCTGGAAGTACAGACGCAGGAAGCGCTGGCCCGTTTGCCGATCGCGCCAGCGTTCGAATACCAGACTGCCAGCCGGGGGAATATTGCCGCGTGGGTAAAGCCCCTGTTGCCAGCTAAAGCCAAGCAGGGTGCGCAGATAAGCGATATTGGTGTCATGCGCGACAAACAGCAACCAGCGCGCCGCCGGTGGCGCCCCGGCAGAGGTTCGATCGGCGGCCAGCGCCAGCGCGATTTGGTTTAACAGCACCGAGCCACCGCGTTGCGCGATATAGGGCACGTCATTGGTAAAGTCATAGCGGGCGGTGAGCAGGGGCAGCAACGGCGCGACGGCCGATGCGTTGACACCGTGGCCAAAGGCGACCTGCGCCGTCGGCTGGTTTTCGCTGTAGGCCAGGCGAATGCTTTCCGCCATGTTGGACAACGTCCCCAGACCGTTGATGCTGAAGCGGCCGTCGTGCTCCTGAGTGATTTCCCACGGTTGTTCAAAGGCCGGGCAAGCCTGTTGCGGCAGGCAGACCGCCGCTTGCAGACGCCGAATGTCAGCGCTAAAGCGCGTTTTCACCTGCTCGGCGCTGCCGCCCATTGCCTGCCTTATTGCCGTGCGAGCCCGTTCGGCATCGAGCGGCACCAGGCCCATTTTATCTGCCTGAAACAGGGGGTCCTGTTCGGTGGCGGCCGCATGAATGGCGACCCCGCAGCCGGGAAATGCGCCGTCCATCAACGCCTGTGCGGTGGCTCGCGTGCGCTGTAGCGGACTGGCCCAGACATACACCGCCCCCGCGCTCGGACAGCCGTTGGCCAATAGGCCCTGACGGCGATAATAGTCGGCTTCATAGCGTCCTTTCAGCGTGGCGGCGGCATAACCGTGGCCAGTGAGTTCGCCGTCGCGCGTCAGCCATTGTGGCCACTCTCGGCCGGTTCCCGCCTGCATCGCCTGCCGGTTGCCTGAGGTCGGCGGGCGTACGCCGTGGCGGCTGACCTCAACCACCTTTTCCAATACGTAGCGCGGCTCAGCCTGGGCTACGCTGGAAATCATACCCAGCGTGACGGCAAATAACAGACGCGACCAGTCCTTTTGCAATAGCAACATAATATATTCCTCGTTAATGTATATTCAGATTAAATAAATTTATGGCGATTAACAAACAGGATATTGCTATTGATAGTCAGGATGTGCTTGCCACGCGTTTTATAGCATGACGGTGTGCGACAATCGTGGCGGTAATAAACGTCAGTGCCGCCGATAATAACCCGCAGGCAATCCAGAATAGCGATAATGTATCGAAGTTATACAGCGTTTTTCCGGCTTCTATTACCGAGGTCCGATCGATAATCACACCGGTAAGGAACTCTCCCAGCCCGGCTCCGGCATAACTGGCGATGCCGATAGTGCCCAGTGCCGCGCCGGCCGCTTTCTTCGACGAAATATCCACCGCGATCAACCCGCCGAGGAAGCAGGTCAGCGCGCCGATGGTGGCGCCGAAAATCACCATTGAGGCGATGTCGCTGTAGTAATTGCGCGGTAGCCATACCATCAGAGCGAACCCGGCGGTATTGAGCAGGCCGATAATCCCGGCCATGACGCTGCGATTACGTGGGAATAAGCGATCGGACAACATACCGGCAATAATGGTCCCGGCGATGCCGGCAATGGCGTTAACGCCGATAATGCTGGAGGCTTCCAGCGTGGAGTAGTGCTTGGCCTGCTGCAAAAAGAAAATGCCCCACGAATTCACCGCGTAGCGATCGATATACATAAAGGCCGACGCCAGCGCCAGCGTCCATAGCGCCGGGTTGCGCAGCGACCACAGCTGATTTTTCAGCACCGATCCCCGGTCTTCGCTCAGCGTTTCCGTCTCATGGCGAATAACGCCGATCGGCGGGTAGCCGGCGCTCTGCGGTGAGTCACGCATAAACAGCAGGATCAACACGATACCCACGCCTCCCAGCATGGCGGTAGTGAAGTAGCCGGCATGCCAGCCAAACGCGGCGATGACCGCCGCAATCACCATATAGGTAATGGCTTCACCGATGTTATGCGCGGTGGACCAGATGGCGTAAAAGGTACCGCGCTCTTTATTGCCATACCAGCGTGCCAGTGACACCGCGCAGGGGCCGACGCCCATTGACTGCGCCCAGCCGTTGATGCCCCAGAACAGCGTCAACAGCAATGCGTTGCTGGTGGTGCCCATCATAAAGTTCATCCCTGCGCTGAGCAGCAGCCCCAGGCTCATAAAGCGTACCACGTTGGCGTGATCGGCCAGGAAACCGTTGACCAGCTTGCCGATGGCGTAGCAGAAGAACAGCGCGGAACCGATCATGCCCAACTCGGTCGGGCTGATGCCAATGTCCACCAGGGCACTTTTCGCCACGGTGAACGACAGTCGGCAAACGTAAAACATCACGTAGGCTACCGTCATCGCCAGAAAGGTTCGCCAGCGCAGGGTAAGGAATTTCTTTTCATTCAGCGGGCCATGAGAAGGCGTGGCCGGCGCCGCTTTAAAAAAAGCGAATATACCAGACATAATTTCACTCCGTAGGGCGGATTGGCAAAATACACGCTGATTAAGCGCTCTCTGGTTATTCCATTGGCAGAGAAGTTCGTCCTTATTAATTTAATTTGTAGGGCACATAATCCGAATGAATTGCTTTTCCATGAGTTAAGTGAGCAACGCCGTTATTTTATTTTTTGCTGAATCAATTCGCTCAGCTGAGAATAAATTTCCGCGTTGGCCATTAAAAGCACATTGCCACGTTGCAAACCGTGGTCAGCCAGGAAATCATTGCTGACGCCGCCGGCTTCTCTCACCAGTACGATGCCGGGCAGGCTGTCCCAGGCGTTCATGTGCGGCTCGTAATAACCGATCAGGCGCCCGGCGGCGACCTGGGCGGTCATTAACGCGCCGGAACCGCTGCGGATAAACATGCCACCGGCGTGTAATAACCGACTGATAAACG encodes:
- a CDS encoding ABC transporter substrate-binding protein: MKQRALALTLLAGLAGLASAAAHADKLDDIKQAGVVRIAVFDSNPPFGYIDPQSKKLVGYDVDIADAIGKALGVKVELRATNPANRIPLLAAKKVDLIAANFTITEQRAKEVNFSVPYFATGQKFIARKGVLKTPEDIKTLRIGADKGTVQEITLREHYPTAKVISYDDTPLAFVALRNGNVQAITQDDAKLVGLLGNLTPAQKADFEISPFSITKEYQGIGIPKGEERLTATINDTLLKLEQDGEALTIYQRWFGPDTKTAQPRGEFKIAPLAQQPKA
- a CDS encoding alpha/beta hydrolase; translation: MYFFVLALLLAVITRPLFAEQMRYPAGEEPVELPAHHLLNAKLPRAAHNQEEKKIEAISLYLTLMREDEHNVWAPYQLAASSAEKGQTELAERYLQLSAERGLWYYYNLLEDDSFSSIQHRHIYQSILAQAKARYLQRARQFEGKASYALPSGPTPAGGWPTVVFLHDYGKSASISAEDRLLFSSLGAAYIELNGTQMLSENSFRWSNYSDESTQSAIQRALAPLIRQLNLNPQQVYLSGRGQGALHAANLLAKYPQFYAGALLIAPHGEITPARQTLAENKRIVLAYYDRQNFSERALALRFAELFNTGNQVQLQRFNQAESANVGWQGRFARPMEWMLGKAPDAHPGG
- a CDS encoding NCS2 family permease, translated to MTKQVTGLDAEQGLLGRVFKLKQHGTTVRTETIAGFTTFLTMVYIVFVNPQILGAAGMDTQAVFVTTCLIAAFGSILMGLLANLPVALAPAMGLNAFFAFVVVGAMGISWQVGMGAIFWGAVGLLLLTIFRIRYWMIANIPLSLRIGITSGIGLFIAMMGLKNAGIVVANPDTLVTVGNLTSHSVLLGALGFFIIAILASRNIHAAVLVSIVVTTLIGWALGDVKYGGVFSMPPSVTSVVGQVDLAGALNVGLAGIIFSFMLVNLFDSSGTLIGVTDKAGLTDEKGKFPRMKQALYVDSISSVGGAFIGTSSVTAYIESSSGVSVGGRTGLTAVVTGLLFLLVIFLSPLAGMVPAYAAAGALIYVGVLMTSSLARVKWDDLTEAVPAFVTAVMMPFSFSITEGIALGFIAYCVMKLGTGRWREISPCVVVVALLFILKIVFVDGH
- a CDS encoding NADPH-dependent FMN reductase, with protein sequence MSDQALKIVTLLGSLRKNSYNAMVARTLPKLAPPGVTIEALPSIRDIPIYDADLQQEEGFPATVEAIAEQIRQADGVIIVTPEYNYSVPGGLKNAIDWLSRLPNQPLAGKPVAIQTSSMGPIGGARCQYHLRQILVFLDAMVMNKPEFMGGVIQNKVDEQVGELVEPGTLDFLTGQLSTFSDYIRRVR
- a CDS encoding amino acid ABC transporter permease, which translates into the protein MDFSVIQDNLRYLLLGTWPDGPLGGAALTLVISLMAGVASALLGTVLGILLAMSRGALAALLAAVLGFFRAIPVIMLIFWTYFLLPIVFGVEIPEITTVVCALALIAAAYLAHAVKAGIVAIGPGQWQAGLSLGLTRWQTLALIVLPQALRMMVPSFINQWISLIKDTSLAYIVGVGELTFLATQVNNRSMAYPMEVFLFVALVYFVFCLALDLLASGLNKRFSPQTKALARAGRKPPLPAS
- the yieH gene encoding 6-phosphogluconate phosphatase, encoding MTQIDCILFDCDGTLVDSEVLCSMAYVHMFAQHGITLSLEEVFKKYKGIKLYEIIDQVNAEQGTSLAKELLEPQYRQEVARLFDSQLQPIAGARELLAQVSVPFCTVSNGPVSKMQHSLGLTGMLSYFDDRLYSGYDIQRWKPDPAIVYHAAAQMQVPVERCILVDDSAAGAQAGIAAGIPVFYFCADPHNKPIDHPLVTPFDDLAQLPSLWQQRGWQLTGR
- a CDS encoding IS3 family transposase (programmed frameshift) — translated: MTGILLGQEVRKRKTPQEKIAIIQQTMEPGMNVSHVARLHGIQPSLLFKWKKQYQEGSLTAVAAGEEVVPASELTAALKQVRELQRLLGKKTMEVEILKEAVEYGQSPKMDSARALVAKGRGIALVSRTMGVSRAQLSLRINRSADWQDRRCKRRNDEADAEILSELLDIISDMPSYGYRRVWGILRKQRRTEGLTPVNAKRLYRIMSEHNLLLLHDKPERPKREHKGKIAVAESDMRWCSDGFEFGCDNGEKLRVTFALDCCDREAIDWAASTGGYDSSTVQDVMLRSVEKRFGDRLPETPVQWLTDNGSAYTAHETRRFAKELNLEPCTTAVSSPQSNGMAERFVKTMKEDYIAFMPKPDVRTALRNLAAAFTHYNENHPHSALGYHSPREYRRQRASLT
- the phoU gene encoding phosphate signaling complex protein PhoU, giving the protein MDNLNLNKHISGQFNAELEHIRTQVLTMGGLVEQQLTDAITAMHNQDGELAKRVIEGDDKVNMMEVAIDEACVRIIAKRQPTASDLRLVMAIIKTISELERIGDVADKICRTALEKFSHQHQPLLVSLESLGRHTVQMLHDVLDAFARMDLDEAVRIYREDKKVDQEYEGIVRQLMTYMMEDSRTIPSVLTALFCARSIERIGDRCQNICEFIFYFVKGQDFRHIGGDALDKLLADGKTPPDVTDE
- a CDS encoding amino acid ABC transporter permease; the protein is MGMQFLAEWLLEPQYLGWLWHGFLLTLWLSACAGLAATLLGLAIAALRDSPLPLLRGLAVAYSALFRNTPLLVQLFFWYFAAGQILPSTAMQWLNTPHQFGWLAWPSFEFLAGCCGLTLYSAAFIAEEVRSGIRGVAVGQKQAANALGLTGWQAMRHVVLPQALTIALPPLLGQYMNLIKNSSLTMAIGVAELSYASRQVETETLRTFQAFGVATLLYIAIIALLEGWGMWHQQRKPQRGKQNGF